A genomic segment from Halomonas sp. GD1P12 encodes:
- a CDS encoding ATP-binding protein, which produces MTRLQTLSRWRPSRLGWRLFAVILSVNVAIAASTFLAVSYSIDRGFIEYLTQAQERRATLLADGLVTRWNGQRNWAWLERSPDRWPRVVRFELGRGREERASPLGEARDFALRDAEGRFVVRPRPLGEPSDWHWLTLYSESASGGERVSIGELGFRSPQQVMERMESRFLERQQRNLIVIVLSLVVASLLLAGGLSWWLGGRTRALAGATRRLTEGDYHIRLRARGRDELSRLAQDFNLLAETLEASRNARARWVSDTAHELRTPLAVLRGEIEAMQDGVRALDQENLGSLAQEVDQLERLVADLRLLSQSDAGALDIQLSPMDLSDSLLGRLSDADRWLADSGLALSTEIAPNVMVLGDPQRLRQLWSNLLDNSCAYTVAPGTLDVRLTVEAHQAVVIWQDSAPGVPESELSRLTERLYRVEGSRSRASGGSGLGLSIASALAGAHGATLTASTSPLGGLCWTLRFPLLSSR; this is translated from the coding sequence ATGACCCGGCTTCAAACGCTGTCACGCTGGCGTCCGTCGCGTCTTGGGTGGCGCCTGTTCGCGGTGATTCTGAGTGTCAACGTGGCGATCGCCGCCAGCACCTTTCTGGCGGTCTCCTACAGCATCGACCGGGGCTTCATCGAGTATCTGACCCAGGCTCAGGAGCGCCGGGCGACCCTACTGGCCGACGGCCTGGTGACCCGCTGGAACGGCCAGCGAAACTGGGCGTGGCTCGAGCGCTCCCCGGACCGCTGGCCTCGCGTGGTGCGCTTCGAGCTCGGCCGCGGGCGCGAGGAGCGCGCCTCTCCTTTGGGCGAAGCGCGAGACTTCGCGCTGCGTGACGCCGAGGGCCGCTTCGTGGTGCGCCCTCGCCCGCTGGGCGAGCCCAGCGACTGGCACTGGCTAACGCTTTACAGCGAAAGCGCCAGCGGCGGCGAGCGCGTGAGTATCGGCGAGCTGGGCTTTCGCTCGCCCCAGCAGGTCATGGAGCGCATGGAGAGCCGTTTTCTGGAGCGCCAGCAGCGCAACCTCATCGTTATCGTCCTGTCGTTGGTGGTCGCCTCGCTGCTGCTGGCCGGCGGGCTCTCCTGGTGGCTCGGCGGGCGCACCCGGGCGCTGGCCGGCGCCACGCGCCGGCTCACCGAAGGCGACTACCACATCCGCCTGCGCGCGCGCGGGCGCGACGAGCTCTCGCGGCTGGCCCAGGACTTCAATCTGCTGGCCGAAACGCTGGAGGCGAGCCGCAACGCCCGGGCGCGCTGGGTATCGGACACCGCCCACGAGCTTCGAACGCCGCTGGCCGTGCTGCGCGGCGAGATCGAGGCGATGCAGGACGGCGTGCGAGCGCTCGACCAGGAGAATCTGGGGTCGCTCGCCCAGGAGGTCGATCAGCTCGAGCGGCTGGTGGCGGATCTTCGCCTGCTATCGCAAAGCGACGCCGGCGCGCTCGATATTCAGCTGTCGCCGATGGATCTCAGCGACAGCCTGTTGGGCCGGCTCTCGGATGCCGACCGCTGGCTGGCGGACAGCGGCCTTGCGCTTTCCACCGAGATCGCCCCGAACGTCATGGTGCTGGGCGACCCGCAGCGTCTGCGCCAGCTCTGGAGCAACCTGTTGGATAACAGCTGCGCCTACACCGTGGCCCCGGGCACGCTCGACGTTCGCTTGACCGTCGAGGCCCACCAGGCCGTGGTGATATGGCAAGATAGCGCCCCGGGCGTGCCGGAAAGCGAGCTTTCACGGCTGACCGAACGGCTCTACCGGGTCGAGGGCTCGCGCAGTCGCGCAAGCGGCGGCAGCGGCCTGGGGCTTTCGATTGCAAGCGCGCTGGCCGGCGCCCACGGCGCGACGCTCACCGCCAGCACCTCGCCCCTGGGCGGGCTTTGCTGGACGCTGCGCTTCCCGCTTCTGTCTTCGCGTTAG
- a CDS encoding response regulator: MSSTDSYPANASLLIVEDEPKIARLMADYLTGHHFAPTLIEHGDDVLAWLDANTPALVLLDLMLPGMDGTTLCREIRQRWPALPIIMVTAKVEEVDRLVGLEMGADDYICKPFSPREVVARVKAVLRRSRAAESAPIEATAPIAPVTLDDEGWMALAKGQDLGLTAVEFQLLRVMMHAPGRIFSREQLMDHMYRDNRIVSERTVDSHIKKLRKKITEALPEQEIIRSVYGVGYKYQPEG; encoded by the coding sequence ATGTCATCGACCGATTCGTACCCCGCCAACGCCTCACTTCTGATCGTCGAGGATGAGCCGAAGATCGCGCGCCTGATGGCCGACTACCTGACCGGCCACCACTTCGCGCCGACGCTGATCGAGCACGGCGACGACGTGCTTGCCTGGCTCGACGCGAATACGCCGGCGCTGGTACTGCTGGATTTGATGCTGCCGGGCATGGATGGCACCACGCTCTGCCGCGAGATCCGCCAGCGCTGGCCGGCGCTGCCCATCATCATGGTGACGGCCAAGGTCGAAGAGGTGGACCGTCTGGTGGGGCTCGAGATGGGCGCCGACGACTATATCTGCAAGCCGTTCAGCCCGCGGGAAGTGGTGGCCCGGGTCAAGGCGGTGCTGCGCAGAAGCCGCGCCGCCGAAAGCGCCCCCATTGAGGCCACCGCCCCAATCGCGCCGGTCACCCTGGACGATGAAGGCTGGATGGCACTTGCCAAGGGCCAGGACCTGGGCCTCACCGCGGTGGAGTTTCAGCTTTTGCGCGTGATGATGCACGCCCCCGGGCGGATCTTTAGCCGCGAGCAGCTGATGGATCACATGTACCGCGACAACCGCATCGTGTCCGAGCGCACCGTGGATAGCCACATCAAGAAGCTGCGCAAAAAGATCACCGAAGCGCTGCCCGAGCAGGAGATCATCCGCTCGGTGTATGGCGTGGGTTACAAGTATCAGCCTGAAGGCTGA
- the dauA gene encoding C4-dicarboxylic acid transporter DauA, protein MSRAPRRFQAQLPLPGRALLNTWREGYTPGKLKRDVLAGLTVGVVAVPLSMALAIAIGVAPQHGLYTAIVAGAIIALTGGSRFNISGPTAAFVVILFPIVAEYGLGGLLVATLMAGLILMALGLARLGSLIQYVPYPVILGFTAGIGVVIALLQVPGFLGLSDIALGSSTLNNLVVIGRALPELSPPDLCIGAATLATLIAWPRLKTPIPAPLVGLSVGTLVALMLAWGGIEVATIASRFSWEADGVAGSGIPPFAPSFALPWQLPGANDDPLTVDFALIQALLGPALAIALLAAIESLLCAVVADGLTRTRHDSNAELIGQGLGNVIAPFFGGMTATAALARTATNIKSGACSPVAALVHSLVVLLAVVALAGAMGYVPMAALAALLFIIAWNMSEARHFVHTLKSAPGSDVAVLVICFLLTVVFDMVIAVAVGMGLAAALFIRRMAKLTHTRRLEAPEPAAAFPDGVAHYRVSGPLFFGAAEKAMATLRVIDRDVRIVVLEMQEVPSLDASALVAIDTLRRELAERGVGIIVVGLAPRMVLKLKRTGIRRQTGRFAVVRQLEQAKRLARRWLEFRSEKPA, encoded by the coding sequence ATGTCCCGCGCTCCCCGTCGCTTCCAGGCCCAACTTCCGCTTCCCGGCCGCGCCCTGCTGAACACCTGGCGCGAAGGCTACACGCCTGGCAAGCTCAAGCGGGACGTGCTGGCGGGGCTCACCGTAGGCGTGGTCGCGGTGCCGCTGTCGATGGCGCTGGCGATCGCCATCGGGGTGGCGCCGCAGCATGGGCTCTACACGGCGATCGTAGCCGGGGCCATCATCGCGCTGACGGGCGGCTCACGCTTCAATATTTCAGGCCCTACCGCGGCGTTCGTGGTCATTCTCTTTCCTATCGTGGCCGAGTACGGGTTGGGCGGGCTGCTCGTCGCCACGCTCATGGCCGGTTTGATTCTGATGGCGCTGGGGCTCGCCCGGCTGGGGAGTCTGATCCAGTACGTGCCCTACCCGGTCATTCTCGGCTTTACCGCGGGTATCGGGGTGGTCATTGCGCTGCTGCAGGTGCCCGGCTTTCTTGGCTTGAGCGATATCGCGCTTGGCAGCAGTACGCTTAATAACCTGGTGGTGATCGGCCGCGCGCTTCCCGAGCTTTCGCCGCCGGATCTATGCATAGGGGCGGCCACGCTTGCCACCTTGATTGCCTGGCCGCGCCTGAAAACGCCAATCCCCGCCCCCCTGGTGGGCCTGAGCGTTGGCACGCTGGTGGCGCTTATGCTTGCCTGGGGCGGCATTGAGGTGGCGACCATTGCCTCGCGCTTTAGCTGGGAGGCCGATGGCGTGGCGGGTAGCGGCATTCCTCCTTTCGCGCCCAGCTTTGCCTTGCCCTGGCAGCTTCCCGGCGCCAACGATGATCCGCTGACCGTCGACTTCGCGCTGATCCAGGCGCTGCTCGGCCCGGCCCTGGCAATCGCGCTGCTGGCAGCCATCGAGTCGCTTTTGTGCGCCGTGGTGGCCGACGGCCTGACCCGCACCCGTCACGACTCCAACGCCGAGCTGATCGGTCAGGGGCTGGGTAACGTGATCGCGCCGTTCTTTGGCGGCATGACCGCTACCGCCGCACTTGCCCGTACCGCGACCAATATCAAAAGCGGCGCCTGTTCGCCGGTGGCCGCGCTCGTTCATTCGCTGGTCGTGCTGCTGGCAGTGGTCGCGCTGGCCGGCGCCATGGGCTACGTGCCGATGGCGGCGCTCGCCGCACTTTTGTTCATCATCGCCTGGAACATGAGCGAGGCGCGCCACTTCGTGCACACGTTGAAAAGTGCGCCGGGCAGCGACGTGGCGGTGCTGGTCATCTGCTTTTTGCTCACCGTGGTGTTCGACATGGTGATCGCGGTGGCCGTGGGCATGGGCCTGGCCGCCGCGCTGTTCATCCGGCGAATGGCAAAGCTCACCCACACTCGCCGTCTGGAGGCGCCGGAGCCCGCAGCCGCCTTCCCGGACGGCGTCGCCCACTACCGGGTCAGCGGGCCGCTCTTTTTCGGCGCCGCCGAAAAGGCAATGGCGACGCTTCGCGTGATCGACCGCGACGTGCGCATCGTGGTGCTGGAGATGCAGGAGGTGCCGAGTTTGGACGCTTCCGCGCTGGTCGCCATCGACACGCTGCGCCGGGAGCTTGCCGAGCGTGGCGTCGGCATTATCGTGGTCGGTCTGGCGCCGCGCATGGTGTTAAAGCTCAAGCGCACCGGCATCCGCCGCCAAACGGGCCGGTTCGCCGTGGTCCGCCAGCTCGAACAGGCCAAGCGGCTGGCGCGGCGCTGGCTGGAGTTCCGGTCTGAAAAACCGGCATGA
- a CDS encoding alpha/beta hydrolase yields the protein MHAFRVIRRSLGAGSLALLLGGCGATHLATSGETAIAQAATSPTPRSPSARSTSLTPQRYTPANWPESLTARVRLPDTPKAGLRPAALIVHGGGWRGRSPADMEKITRQLAGQGYVTVNVEYRFAPRYRFPAQLHDLQQAMRWIHDNAERLGVDTDRIVGVGYSSGAHLVSLLALASQTGPLAEPYGGEHTRLRAAAVGGLPSDLLKFDDGELVIGLLGGTRDEVYDAYVQASPIRQLTPKAPPFFLFHGNRDRLVPVDHARDFYEALRAQGTPAELYLQHGRGHIAAFLLRGGAVDAAIAFLNREVNRKVDNGPDTQPSG from the coding sequence ATGCACGCGTTTCGTGTGATTCGCCGCTCGCTAGGCGCAGGAAGTTTGGCGCTACTGCTCGGCGGCTGCGGCGCGACCCACCTCGCCACCAGCGGCGAAACCGCCATCGCCCAAGCGGCTACCTCCCCAACCCCGCGTTCGCCCTCGGCGCGCTCGACGTCGCTCACCCCGCAGCGTTATACCCCGGCAAACTGGCCCGAGTCGCTCACCGCCCGCGTGCGCCTGCCCGACACCCCAAAAGCGGGCCTGCGCCCGGCGGCGCTGATCGTGCATGGTGGCGGCTGGCGCGGGCGAAGCCCCGCCGATATGGAGAAAATCACCCGCCAGCTGGCGGGGCAGGGCTATGTGACGGTCAACGTCGAGTATCGCTTTGCGCCGCGCTACCGTTTTCCCGCCCAGCTTCATGATCTGCAGCAGGCGATGCGCTGGATTCACGATAACGCCGAGCGCCTGGGGGTCGATACCGACCGCATCGTCGGCGTGGGCTACTCCTCCGGCGCCCACCTGGTGAGCCTTCTGGCGCTGGCAAGCCAAACGGGGCCGCTGGCCGAGCCGTATGGCGGCGAGCACACCAGACTTCGCGCCGCGGCGGTCGGGGGGCTGCCGAGCGATCTGTTGAAATTCGATGACGGGGAGCTTGTGATCGGCCTGCTCGGCGGTACCCGCGACGAGGTGTACGACGCCTACGTGCAGGCCTCGCCGATTCGCCAGCTCACGCCAAAGGCGCCGCCGTTTTTCCTTTTCCACGGCAATCGCGACCGGCTAGTGCCGGTGGATCACGCCCGGGACTTTTATGAGGCGCTGCGCGCCCAGGGCACACCCGCCGAGCTCTACCTGCAGCACGGGCGTGGGCACATTGCGGCTTTTCTACTGCGCGGCGGGGCTGTTGATGCAGCGATCGCGTTTCTCAATCGAGAAGTGAATCGCAAGGTGGATAATGGCCCCGACACTCAGCCTTCAGGCTGA